A region of Vigna radiata var. radiata cultivar VC1973A chromosome 10, Vradiata_ver6, whole genome shotgun sequence DNA encodes the following proteins:
- the LOC106774487 gene encoding patatin-like phospholipase domain-containing protein 2 encodes MGPRICSSDAHHLLHANLTPSSAPLRRRAQFLTFASNFSPPQPQGGVEDDATAKKSFAVATGELFLGLASRLIKSRNKGSSLVGDSGSVAMFVNSSGKVYAEERIGAVVEDEIDPDVVWEQRMEDVEAERNRFRRVVTTPGFSFSAAGLLFPYHLGVAQFLIQNGYIKETTPLAGSSAGAIVCAVIASGASMEEALTATKILAEDCRNRGTAFRLGAVLRDILDKFLPDDVHIRSNGRVRVAVTQLLWRPRGLLVDQFDSKEDLINAVFTSSFIPGYLAPRPATVFRNRLCIDGGLTLFMPPTSAAQTVRVCAFPASRLGLEGIGISPDCNPENACSPRQLFNWALEPAEDAVLDRLFELGYLDAAVWAKENPVEAVVQDDSPAFGNSSTSSS; translated from the exons ATGGGTCCCAGGATCTGTTCCTCCGATGCTCACCACCTTCTCCATGCAAATCTCACACCTAGTTCCGCTCCTCTCCGTCGACGCGCTCAATTCCTCACCTTCGCCTCCAATTTCTCTCCACCTCAGCCACAGGGAGGGGTTGAAGACGACGCCACGGCCAAAAAATCGTTTGCCGTGGCCACGGGGGAACTCTTCCTGGGGTTGGCGTCGCGGCTGATCAAGAGCCGCAACAAGGGAAGCAGCCTTGTAGGTGATTCGGGTTCGGTTGCGATGTTCGTGAATTCTTCAGGAAAAGTGTATGCCGAGGAGAGAATCGGGGCGGTGGTGGAGGACGAGATTGATCCGGACGTGGTTTGGGAGCAAAGAATGGAAGACGTTGAAGCGGAGCGGAATAGGTTCAGGCGCGTGGTCACCACCCCTGGCTTTAGCTTCTCTGCTGCTGGACTTCTCTTCCCTTACCATCTCGGTGTTGCTCaatttctcattcaaaatgGTTACATTAAG GAAACGACGCCATTAGCTGGTTCCTCTGCTGGAGCAATAGTGTGTGCTGTGATTGCTTCCGGAGCTAGCATGGAAGAAGCCTTGACTGCTACTAAAATATTGGCTGAAGATTGTCGGAATCGAGGAACTGCGTTTCGCTTGGGG GCTGTTCTACGTGATATTCTTGACAAGTTTTTGCCTGATGATGTTCATATAAGATCTAATGGGAGAGTCCGAG TTGCCGTGACACAGCTTCTTTGGAGACCCAGGGGTTTGTTGGTAGATCAATTTGATTCCAAGGAAGATCTCATCAATGCAGTTTTTACCTCTTCCTTTATCCCAGG ATATCTTGCCCCAAGGCCAGCAACGGTGTTTCGGAATCGGTTATGCATTGATGGGGGTTTGACTTTGTTTATGCCACCAACATCTGCTGCACAAACg GTTCGCGTTTGTGCTTTCCCAGCAAGTCGATTGGGATTGGAAGGGATAGGAATTAGTCCAGACTGCAATCCAGAAAATGCATGTAGCCCACGACAG CTTTTCAACTGGGCACTTGAACCAGCTGAAGATGCAGTTCTTGACCGACTCTTTGAACTTGGATATCTCGATGCTGCTGTCTGGGCAAAGGAAAACCCAGTTGAAGCAGTAGTTCAAGATGATAGTCCTGCCTTTGGAAACAGCAGTACATCCAGTTCATGA